A region from the Serinibacter arcticus genome encodes:
- a CDS encoding M23 family metallopeptidase, which translates to MPELTTRRARRLAAPSSAAVPPIAPTAHTPVVLQTIVDIPSPAASVSGATSATVTLDAPAPLTRRELRQRQAGEAFGLTAPTGAAPAERRTAADVLAAAVLEQQGTMTRRQLREATRREAGLTTTQHVDGAPHVSLQQDQFETVPPADQPVDLEFDFASVALTLSSLAVAPAVRADRSATPVHVPARPAPTTTEHDEGVTFASGGSGGGSPRAGVASVPSSPSEPGTVRQWVPRLAVLSALGVATVVTPIHAIAQGADEPEVVEIPLADSSALDTLVATPQSVEAASATATADVDASVLAESAPADSTAALLASDPVADVRGVVAASRSEGRSELPQCGAPEADQPNGTLAALESSEHLTLSMPVQEGVYRVSSGFGPRWGAFHYASDFAAPLGTPIRAVAGGEVVHAGAGLAGRSPNLVAIRSEIDGETVEIWYNHMFDDGVFVEEGDVVNVGDVIGEVGNNGNSTGPHLHLEIHVGNVEDPNGSAVDPLAWLRANGATPVTTSGAVCV; encoded by the coding sequence GTGCCTGAACTCACGACGCGTCGTGCCCGTCGACTCGCCGCACCCTCCTCAGCAGCCGTTCCCCCGATCGCTCCGACGGCGCACACCCCCGTCGTCCTGCAGACGATCGTGGACATCCCGTCGCCCGCCGCCAGTGTCTCGGGGGCCACCAGCGCCACGGTCACGCTCGACGCGCCGGCGCCGCTGACGCGTCGTGAGCTGCGTCAGCGCCAGGCGGGCGAGGCCTTCGGCCTGACCGCGCCGACGGGAGCCGCCCCCGCCGAGCGCCGGACCGCGGCCGACGTCCTCGCCGCCGCCGTGCTCGAGCAGCAGGGCACGATGACCCGTCGTCAGCTCCGCGAGGCCACCCGCCGCGAGGCCGGTCTGACGACCACGCAGCACGTCGACGGCGCCCCCCACGTCTCGCTCCAGCAGGACCAGTTCGAGACGGTTCCGCCCGCCGACCAGCCCGTCGACCTCGAGTTCGACTTCGCCTCCGTCGCCCTCACGCTCAGCTCGCTCGCGGTGGCCCCGGCCGTCCGCGCCGACCGCTCCGCGACGCCCGTCCACGTCCCGGCCCGGCCGGCTCCCACGACGACCGAGCACGACGAAGGCGTCACGTTCGCCTCCGGTGGCAGCGGAGGCGGGTCGCCCCGCGCCGGCGTCGCGTCCGTCCCGTCCTCGCCGTCCGAGCCCGGCACCGTCCGCCAGTGGGTGCCGCGCCTCGCGGTTCTCTCGGCGCTGGGCGTCGCCACCGTCGTCACCCCGATCCACGCGATCGCCCAGGGGGCCGACGAGCCCGAGGTCGTCGAGATCCCCCTGGCCGACAGCAGCGCGCTCGACACGCTCGTCGCCACGCCGCAGAGCGTCGAGGCCGCGTCGGCCACCGCGACCGCCGACGTCGACGCCTCGGTGCTCGCCGAGTCCGCGCCGGCCGACTCCACCGCGGCCCTGCTCGCCTCCGACCCCGTGGCGGACGTCCGCGGCGTGGTCGCCGCCAGCCGCAGCGAGGGCCGCTCCGAGCTCCCGCAGTGCGGGGCTCCCGAGGCCGACCAGCCCAACGGCACGCTCGCCGCGCTCGAGTCGAGCGAGCACCTCACGCTCAGCATGCCGGTGCAGGAGGGCGTGTACCGCGTCAGCTCCGGCTTCGGCCCCCGCTGGGGCGCGTTCCACTACGCCTCCGACTTCGCCGCACCGCTCGGCACCCCGATCCGCGCCGTCGCCGGTGGCGAGGTCGTGCACGCCGGGGCCGGCCTCGCCGGACGCAGCCCGAACCTCGTGGCCATCCGCTCCGAGATCGACGGCGAGACCGTCGAGATCTGGTACAACCACATGTTCGACGACGGGGTGTTCGTCGAGGAGGGCGACGTCGTCAACGTGGGTGACGTCATCGGCGAGGTCGGCAACAACGGCAACTCGACGGGACCCCACCTCCACCTCGAGATCCACGTCGGCAACGTCGAGGACCCCAACGGCAGCGCCGTGGACCCGCTCGCCTGGCTCCGCGCCAACGGCGCGACGCCGGTCACGACCTCCGGGGCGGTCTGCGTCTAG
- a CDS encoding aldose 1-epimerase family protein, which produces MHAHTPRARSLGWPHADPPTGSQHVLHDPASSATVVLTEVGASLRSFDVAGRDVVVSYPEDELSPAGHGAILAPWPNRLADGAYSFDGTDYQLPVTEVARSTALHGLVLNQRWAVRSLTTTQARLVLETVPVAGYPWQLGLEAHYELRGTSLTIEVSATNRSATVAPYGIGFHPWLSPGDGGLDAATLRLDATQWVRPDERLLPAGVEELPQAFDFRTERLVGSTDLDDAFVGATRDADGLSWIRLTGADGRTAGVWMDESMDTWQVCSGDHIGAVDYRRRGLAAEPMSCIADAFNSGDRLVRLEPGATHTVRWGLTLS; this is translated from the coding sequence GTGCACGCTCACACGCCGCGCGCCCGTTCACTAGGCTGGCCGCATGCCGATCCCCCCACTGGTTCCCAGCACGTCCTGCACGACCCGGCGTCCTCCGCCACGGTCGTCCTCACCGAGGTCGGGGCGTCCCTGCGCTCGTTCGACGTCGCGGGTCGTGACGTCGTCGTCTCCTACCCCGAGGACGAGCTCTCCCCCGCCGGCCACGGCGCGATCCTCGCCCCGTGGCCGAACCGGCTGGCCGACGGCGCCTACTCCTTCGACGGCACCGACTACCAGCTCCCCGTCACGGAGGTCGCGCGCAGCACGGCCCTGCACGGGCTCGTCCTGAACCAGCGCTGGGCCGTCCGCTCCCTCACGACCACGCAGGCACGCCTCGTGCTCGAGACCGTCCCGGTCGCCGGCTACCCGTGGCAGCTCGGCCTCGAGGCGCACTACGAGCTGCGCGGGACGTCGCTGACCATCGAGGTCAGCGCGACGAACCGGTCCGCGACCGTCGCCCCGTACGGCATCGGCTTCCACCCCTGGCTCTCCCCCGGCGACGGCGGCCTGGACGCCGCCACCCTGCGCCTGGACGCCACGCAGTGGGTCCGGCCGGACGAACGCCTGCTCCCCGCGGGCGTCGAGGAGCTCCCCCAGGCCTTCGACTTCCGCACCGAGCGCCTCGTGGGTTCCACGGACCTCGACGACGCCTTCGTGGGTGCCACGCGCGACGCCGACGGGCTCTCCTGGATCCGCCTCACCGGGGCCGACGGCCGCACGGCCGGAGTCTGGATGGACGAGTCCATGGACACGTGGCAGGTCTGCTCCGGCGACCACATCGGCGCGGTGGACTACCGCCGTCGCGGCCTCGCGGCCGAGCCGATGAGCTGCATCGCCGACGCCTTCAACTCGGGCGACCGGCTCGTCCGGCTCGAGCCGGGCGCGACGCACACCGTCCGCTGGGGCCTCACGCTGTCCTGA